The window CAGTAACAGGTTTTTCTGTATCTTTCAGCCATAGAAATCTAGTCACATCTCTATCATTATTATTCAATCCAATTTGCAAGAAAGCCTTTTCTACGTCTGCAGTTAATCCTACATTGTGGCATCTGAATTGAATTAATAATCCAGTCAGGTCTTCTAGCATCATTGGACCGGCATATAAGCATTCATTAAGACTTTTCGCATTCTTTACTTTCGCTGAAGCATCATATACCAGTCTAAGTGCTTTTCCAGTAGCCATAACTTCGTGAAATGGTAAATAATGTATAGGATGATCCCTTTCTTTCTTGTTAGGAACTTCTTCTATAATTTTCTTTTCCAATTGATCACTTAATGTCTTTTCATACATTGATAACGTCTCTTTATCCAGTCTTTTCACGAGCCCCACAAGTCTTCCATATGCTAATCCGTAATTTGTTGGTAACTCTGGAGGATAATCCTTCCATGGCCAGCTGACATGGTATCTTCCACTTTCTAGTATTGTGTTTTCGTTGAAATGCTTGATCGCTTCTTCATCTCTATTGGTGTTAGGCGAGTCGACAATTCCTATAGATTCTAAATCCCATAAGGCTCTCATAGATGTATTATCCAACGGTAGATCTGGTTCATTTAATTTGGTCTCGTATGAGGCTTGGAAGTATGTAAGTACTGATAATTCTTCTCCTCTTTCTTCTCTTGATCGACCAGACAGCATCCAACCAAACACAGAATTCACTAGATATAGATTTTCCTTTATCTCTATCTTCTCGGATAGCATTAGTGACTGATAGTAGTCGTTCCCTATCAGGATGTCAACTTGATCTTCGAGTGATCCGTCATCGGATAGAATATACTTGTTTCGATGTTCCCATTCTAAGAAGTCCTTGCTAAAGGTGGATACTTCATGAGTCATAGAGCGCACAATGTTGACATATATTAACTTTAGTTCATTAGTTTTTGTTTGCAAGCAGAGTCTGGCCAGTGGAGTCTCCAACTCACGAGGTTTATCCTCAGCAAAGGTAAATACCGTGAGATGCTGTTTCTCTTCAGATTCCAGGTTAAGTTTTTTGGCTACCTTTTGTAAGATATAACTTCTCATGCTGCCACAATCGAAGAGCACACGACATTCGAGTATTGTATTGTTTCTGCCTATAGCGTTAACTATAACTGTCTGGAGTACTGTTGGCGAATCGTCATTGATATGTAATGAGGTCGTGGTTTCCTTCTTAGGTTGTTCCTTCGTGGGTTGTTCCTTCGTAGGGCACAGTGCTCTGTTGTGTTGTCCTTTTCTTCCACAATGTAGACAAGTTCTAAAATTTCTTTTACACGTTCTTGCACGGTGACCTAGACCTAAACATATGTAGCAGCGGTTATTTAACTTTGACTTTCTGAGTTGTACTGTTTTGAACTTGGTGCACTCATCATTGAAGTGATCTCCACTACAGAATATACAtgaaatctttcttttcttttgaaTAGGTGCAGAACTGTTTCTTTCTTCCATGAACTTTCGTTTATTGGCATATGTCTTACTAAAGGCAGTCAAGGTTGGTTTATGCTTCTTATGTGTGTCCTTGCTAACATCTGGTTTCCTCGACCTTGTTCTTTTCTTGTTCCTGGACTCTTGTATTAGAAGCGTTTCTGTAGTGAAGCTCTTCTCCTTATTCTTGAATTCTTCACAAGTTCTCTTTGCATCTTCTCTGGCCGTGAGCACTACTTGCAACTCTTTTCTTAACTCTTCTATAGACTCATCCTTCAATTTCAGTTTCAACTCGTATATTATATCCTCGGGGAATTTTTCCATAATTAAGAATCTAAGGTGGTTATGTTCGGTATTTTCTCCTAAAGTATTTAAAATTCTTAAGTGTCGTTCAATGTCATCTAATGTTTTCCTACATTCATCGGAGTTCTCAGCCTTTgtcattttatataattttgaataaTGAGCATCAATTACTTGCGATTTTCTACCATATCTGTTATGAAGTGTGGCTACAGCTATTTTATAATTGTCATTAGTTGTTTCTAGCCCGTCTAAAATGGTCTTCGCATCTCCTTTCAAGGATGTTTTTAGATACAGAAGTTTATCTACGTCTCTTAATTCTCTCTGATCAATATTTGAGCTGAATTGGTCCCAAAATTGTGTCCACTGTAAAATATTGCCATCAAATGTGGGCAAATTAAGTTCTGGCAACTTTCCTCTATTACTAGGGTGGCTTGTAGTGGATGGTACACCAATTTTGTCTCGTTTAGATTGAATAAGGGCGTTTAATTCAGCCAGAGTCTCATCACCTTCCAACTGTTCAGTTGTCATGGTTGAAATCTCGTCCGCGTTTGGATTTGTTACTATTTTAAAGTACTGATATAGTTCGGTATTAAATCTTGTTATTACGGCTTGTAGTTT of the Cydia fagiglandana chromosome 17, ilCydFagi1.1, whole genome shotgun sequence genome contains:
- the LOC134672871 gene encoding uncharacterized protein LOC134672871 → MEEIYLTRLNKFVSEIKNLSNNSRILISLKAWNDEEYEQAKIASAKLQAVITRFNTELYQYFKIVTNPNADEISTMTTEQLEGDETLAELNALIQSKRDKIGVPSTTSHPSNRGKLPELNLPTFDGNILQWTQFWDQFSSNIDQRELRDVDKLLYLKTSLKGDAKTILDGLETTNDNYKIAVATLHNRYGRKSQVIDAHYSKLYKMTKAENSDECRKTLDDIERHLRILNTLGENTEHNHLRFLIMEKFPEDIIYELKLKLKDESIEELRKELQVVLTAREDAKRTCEEFKNKEKSFTTETLLIQESRNKKRTRSRKPDVSKDTHKKHKPTLTAFSKTYANKRKFMEERNSSAPIQKKRKISCIFCSGDHFNDECTKFKTVQLRKSKLNNRCYICLGLGHRARTCKRNFRTCLHCGRKGQHNRALCPTKEQPTKEQPKKETTTSLHINDDSPTVLQTVIVNAIGRNNTILECRVLFDCGSMRSYILQKVAKKLNLESEEKQHLTVFTFAEDKPRELETPLARLCLQTKTNELKLIYVNIVRSMTHEVSTFSKDFLEWEHRNKYILSDDGSLEDQVDILIGNDYYQSLMLSEKIEIKENLYLVNSVFGWMLSGRSREERGEELSVLTYFQASYETKLNEPDLPLDNTSMRALWDLESIGIVDSPNTNRDEEAIKHFNENTILESGRYHVSWPWKDYPPELPTNYGLAYGRLVGLVKRLDKETLSMYEKTLSDQLEKKIIEEVPNKKERDHPIHYLPFHEVMATGKALRLVYDASAKVKNAKSLNECLYAGPMMLEDLTGLLIQFRCHNVGLTADVEKAFLQIGLNNNDRDVTRFLWLKDTEKPVTEDNLIQYRFTRVPFGIISSPFLLNATIKHHLQTSEGNYTKQLANNIYVDNLLTGTESVDEALDLYKEAKDKFSEISMNLREWSSNSKDFLNQIQDVAPEITVKTLGLNWDLKEDSLQLRAKVNKNNEITKRGILKTIAAIYDPCGFSVPIVLPAKLLLQQLWKEKVKWDSSLSNETKQKWMSILEDLKEIESIRLPRNMTVPNRHKAQLHCFTDSSTVAYAAVVYLVQGDNVQVAKVKVGDSVFTRSIAHLYPLEADEEASFQDSTKESPVYEDKELHIRTDGLSQSLPLRTEESNVYVPTSSIKDHQKLSKNNENDLTMDQSELLENTSSTQIMETTPDPVPSGIDTEMNDEATSSHQAEPSDQRRVAAVQAMERIHRWTQELMSTIQ